Part of the Streptomyces sp. WMMC500 genome is shown below.
ACGGGCAGCGGCTGCCGGACTGGCTCCAGCCGCTGGGCAACGAGGAACGCCGGTGGCTGGACGACACGTATCAGATCCCGGCGAGCGCCACGGCGGGCAAACGCGAGATCACGGTGACGCTGACGCCGGCGGCGGACGCCCCGCCCTGGTCGGCGGAGTCGTACGAGGCCCACAGCCTGGGCCCGGCCGGCTGACGTCCGTCAGATGTGCCTGCCGCTGAACTGCTGCCAGTAGCTCACGCAGGTGTCCCGCCAGTCGGCGGCATCCGCCTCGTGGAGCGCCAGCTTGGCCCTGACCTCGGCGAAGCGGCGGGCGTCTATCCGGGACTCCAGGGAGTCCCACGCCCGCCGCATCCCGCCGACGTACCGGACGCCCGCGTAGTAGCGGTGGACGAGTTCGTCCCAGAAGATCCTGCCGCTGCTCATGGGGTGGTCCCAGGGCACGTGGTGGAACCACATCATGAGGTTCTCGGGGACGGTGCCGAGGTCCCCGTACGCCGCCTGAAGACCGGGGAAGTACTGGGCGGTGAAGTCGCTTCCGGTGGGGGAGCGGTCGTAGCCCAGGCCGATGCTGTCCGCCTTGTGGTAGTAAGTGGGGTTCCAGTCCTCGCGCGGGAGGTGCGACTCCGAGGGGCCGGGGCCGTAGTGCACGTCGGCGGTGAACTGGTGGGCGATCCCGAGCGGGGTCTGGTAGTTCACCAGCGCCTCCCAGGAGCCCATCATCATGGCGACGACCACGCCGACGACGTGGTGGTCGTTGCTCCAGGTCATCCGGACCCAGTCGGCGGCGATGTCCCCGGCGTCCAGCGTCCAGTCCCAGGACTGGCGGCCGAAGGCGTACAGGTTGGCCTGGGAGAAGTGATGCCCGGTCAGGTTGTCCGCGTTGCCGAGGTTGGCCACGCCGACGACGGCGGTGTCCGAGTGGTGCTGGGCCGTTCCGTCCACGACGTGGCCGACCAGGCGCTTGTCGAGCAGCCGGCCCCGCGCGTCCGTGGCCCGGGTGTCGGTCTTGAGGATCTCCTCCCACATGGGGGCCAGGAAGCAGAGCATCCGGTTCTGCCCGGTGTACTCCTGGGTGATCTGCAGCTCGATCGCCTGGTTGGTGTTCTCCATCCGGCCGAACATCGGGTGCACGGGCTCCCTGGCCTGGAAGTCGAGGGGGCCGTTCTTGGTCTGGAGGAACACGTTGTCCAGGAAGCGGCCCCTGCTCCCGTCGGGCTGGGGCTCGTCGTCGATGTGGCCGAACTCCAGGTAGGCCCGCTTGAGCCGGTCGCTGTCCACCTCGGGGTTGTAGACGAAGGTCCGCCAGTAGATCTTCAGGCCGAGGGGTGCCACGGCGGCCGCCATGCCGTTGGCGCCGTCGCCGTGGTCGTAGCCGAAGTCCTGGGGTCCCGGCTGGCCCTCGGAGTTCGCCTTGACGGTGAACCCGGCGAAGTCCGGTACGGACTGCTGGATCCGCCGGGCCCTGCGGGTCCACCAGGCCCGGAAGTCGGGGTCGGTGGGCGCCATCTGTTCCTCGGTGAGCGTGTCCGGCGCGAACCGGCTGTCCAGGGGGGCCGCGTACCTGATGGAGAGCGCGAGCCTGATCCCGTACGGCCGCAGCGCGTCGGCCAGGGCGGCCTCCTGGGCGATGTACTCGTCCGTGAGGTACGCGTTGTCGGCGTTGACGTTGTTGATGGTGATGCCGGTGATCCCGACCGACGCCATCGCCCGCGCCGCCACGAGGTAGCGGTCGAGGACGACGGGCAGGTTCAGCCCGGCGCTGGCGCCGGTGGCGGCGAAGTTGAAGATCGCGCCGTTCTCGCCGTTCAGCCCGCCCGTTCCCGGTGCGTCGTTGCCGGCGTAGAGGCGCTCGGTGTCCCAGTAGTTCAGGTGGCGGTGCGCGACCCGGGGGCTCTCGGCGACGGCGAGCCCCTCGACGGGCCGGTGCGTCTGGATGCGCCGCAGAAACGCGAACGTGCCGTACAGCGCACCGACGTCCGTGTGGCCCGCGATGACGGTGAACGCCCGCCGCCCCTGCGTCACCGACCTGAGGACGAAGCCGTCCCGGCCCACCCGCGCCAGCTCCTCGGCCGGGACGAACCGGCGCACGGCCGGCGAACTCTCCCGGGTCCCCACGACGACGGCGCCGTCGGGCAGGTCGTGTCCCGGCCCGTGGACCACCCGTACCGGACGGTCCAGCAGTCCGCCGAGACCCCGGACCAGCTCCTCCCGGGCGGCCTCCAGCGTGGACGTCATCAGCCGCTCGGTCGATCCCGGAGCCATGCTCAGGTTCGGCGTGTGGCGGTACGACCTGTTCCGGTCGGCGTTCTCCACGACGACGGCGGTGACCCGGCGCCGGTACCGCCTGAGCAGGTGCGGATCACCGACCGGCACGTAGCGCAGCCACAGGGCGGATCCGTCGTAGCCGTCGTCCCGTTGCCCGGCGGGGCCGGAGGGCGTGTCCTGCCCGCCCAGCGCCCGCGCGGTCCCGGCCGCGTCAGTTCCCAGGGTCACGCCCGCCGTGACCGCACCCACGAACACCCGTCGACTCATCGGCATGGACCCGTACACCCCTTGCTCTCCCGGATTCCTGTACAGAGAACTGCTTCTACGTACGTGAACGGCCGCCCGCCGCGCGCCTGCCCGGACGTGGCCCGGCGGTTCAGGCGGTCGTGCTGAACGTCGTCATGCTCCGGGCGGGCAGCGTGACGGTGAAGGTGCCGTTCGACGCGCCGGCCGGCGACTGGGGCGAGACGTTCCTGCCCGCGTCGGTCAGCCAGGACGAGACGCTGGACGCGGTGCTGTTCGCCACGGAGAACTGCTGGCTCACCGCGGCGGCGCCCTTGTTGACGGCCACGATGACGACCGTGGAGCCGCCCAGGTACGCCGAGACGTGGACGTTCGGCGCCGGGTTCGCCGTCGCCTCGATCCGCACGTGCCCGGGGCGTACGAACCGGGCGAAGTGCGCCATGGCGGCGCCGCGCTTGCTGATCCCGCCGTCCTCGCGCATGGGGCCGTAGCCGCGCCGGATGTACCACCAGACGTACGCCTGGAAGCCGCCGTCCACCAGGGCGCGGTGGATGTGCTCCCCCACGTCGAGCGCCTGGGGCCAGAGGTCGGCGGAATCGGAGCTGTTGGGGTAGTAGACCTCGGTCATCCAGAGTTCCTTGCCCGCGCCCTTCTGCCGGAAGAGGGGGTAGGGGAAGTCCGCGAACGAGGTGCCGTAGAGGTGGGCCCCGATGATGTCGGTGTTGGCGAGCGCGGCGGCGTCGTTGAGGATCGGGTCCGACATGTTCTTCCGGTACTGGAAGGACTCGGGCGCGATGACCCTGGTGCCGATCGAGCCGGCGTTCTCCCGCAGGAACCGGACCATCTCGCCGGGGGTCCACCACGTCCAGTCATGGGCGTAGTCGGGCTCGTTCTGCACCGATATCCCGTACAGGTTCACCCCGTTGTTCCGCAGGTGGGTGGTGAAGTCGTCCAGGTGCCGGGCATAGGCGCCGTACATGTCGTACCGCAGGCGCCGCGCGTCGGTCTGGTCGCCGCGGACGAAGGTCTCGACCATGTGGGCGGGGGGATTCCACGGCGACGCGATGACGCTCGCCCCGAGTTCGCTCGCGCGCCGCGCGGTCGCCACGTCACGGCCCCAGTCCGCCTGGTTCTCGGGGACGGGGATCCGCAGCAGGGAGAACCCCAGCCGCCCGTCGCCCGTGCCGAACGCCGTGTCCCGCTGAGCGGCCGTCAGATCGCCGATCCAGGCGGTGTGGTTCATGCCGCCGAAGCCCCGGATCGTCTGCCGCCGCGCCGAGGGGTCGACGACCGCCGTGGCGGCCGGTGCGGCCGCGGCTCCCGGGGGCGCGACGGCCGCCGTCGTGGCCGCCAGGACCGGCAGCGTCCCCAGCGCCAGGACCGTTCGCCGGCTCGGCAGGCGCGGTGGTCCGCTGCTCACGTGCTCTTTCCGGGCTCGCGTCATCCCTCCTCCTGTCCCCTCACCCTGACCGGGAGCGCTCCCAATCATGTTCGGTATGGCGGACGACGTCCAAGTCTGTGAATACGGGCAAGGTAATGACCCCGCTCACCGCCGTCAAGGCTCCCGGCATCCCGCCGGCGGGGGGCCCGTCCCGCAGGACGTCGGGTACCTGCGGGACGGGTGGCTCGCGGGGGCGGGTCAGTCCGCGGCGAAGGAGTGGACCGTGGTGGAGCGGTAGGTGTCGCCGGGGCGCAGGACCGTGCTGGGGAAGGACGGCTGGTTCGGGGAGTCGGGGAAGTGCTGGGTCTCCAGGCAGAAGCCGTCGCCCTGGCGGTAGACCCGGCCCGAGGTGCCCGCGAAGGAGCCGTCGAGGAAGTTGCCGCTGTAGAACTGCAGTCCGGGCTCGGTGGTGGCGATGCTCATGGTGCGGCCCGACGACGGCTCCCGGACCGTGGCGACGCGCTCCGGGGTGCGGGTGAGGCCCTTGTCCAGGACCAGGTTGTGGTCGATGCCCTTGCCGTACAGCAGTTGCTCGTGGTCGTCGCGCAGGTCGGCGCCGATGGTCTTCGCCCGCCGGAAGTCGAAGGGGGTGCGGGCGACCGGGGCCAGTTCGCCGGTGGGGATCAGGCCGGCGTCGACCGGGGTGTAGCGGGCGGCGGCGATCCGCAGCTCGTGGTCGTAGACGTCGCCGCTGCCCTCGCCGGCGAGGTTGAAGTAGACGTGGCTGGTGAGGTTGACGACCGTCGGCGCGGAGGTGGTGGCGGCGTAGTCGATCCGCCAGTCGCCGGCCGCCGTGAGGGTGTAGTCGACCCGGGTGGCCAGCGCGCCGGGGTAGCCCATCTCGCCGTCCCCGCTGACGTAGCGCAGGGTCAGGCCCACGCCCGCCGCGGAGGTGAACGGCTCGACGTCCCACACCCGCTTGTCGAAGCCCTTGTCGCCGCCGTGCAGGCTGTGGTCGCCGTCGTTGAGGGGCAGTTGGTGGGCCGTGCCGTCGAGGGTGAAGCGGCCCTCGGCGATGCGGTTGCCGTAGCGGCCGATGAGCGCGCCGAAGTACGGGCTGAGGGCGACGTAGTCGTCGAGGTTGTCGAAGCCCAGCGACACGTTCGCGTACCGGCCGCGGCGGTCGGGCAGCTCCAGGGACTGCACGATGCCGCCGTAGGACAGCACCCGCAGCCGGGTGCCGCCGTTGGCGAGCGTCCAGCGGTCCACGCGGGTGCCGTCGGCAAGACGGCCGAACGGCTCGCGCACCGGCCGGCGGGTACGGTCCGCGGAGTCCGCCGCCGCCGGGGCGGCGAGGCCGGCGGCGGCCAGGCCGCCGGCCGAGGCGGCGAGCACCGTTCTCCTGCTCGGCGCCGCCGGGGTCGGGGGTCGGGTGGGGTTCATAACAAGACAGCTCCTCTTGAAGGGAATTCGGGTCGGGTCACACCGGTCACAGGGCTACGCGCCCGCCCTGCGCTTGTTCCAGATGTCGAAGCCCACCGCGGCCAGCAGCACCAGCCCCTTGATGACCTGCTGGTAGTCCGTGCCGAGCCCGACGAGCGACATACCGTTGTTCAGCACGCCCAGCACCAGGCCGCCGATCACCGCGCCGAACACCGTGCCGATGCCGCCGCTCATCGACGCGCCGCCGATGAACGCCGCGGCGATCGCCTCCAGTTCGAACATCTCGCCGGCCTTCGGCACGCCCGCGTTCAGCCGCGCCGCGTAGACGCAGCCCGCCAGCGCCGCGAGCACGCCCATGTTCACGAAGACGAGGAAGGTGACCCGCTTGTCCTTCACGCCGGACAGCTTGGCCGCGGCCTTGTTGCCGCCGAGCGCGTAGACGTGCCGGCCGACGACCATGTTGCGCATCACGTAGCCGAGCGAGATCAGCAGTCCGGCCATGATGAGCAGCACCACCGGGATGCCCCGGTAGCTGGCCAGCATCAGCGTGGCGACGACCACCGCCGCCACGATGAAGGCGCACTTGCCCAGCCACAGCGGGTACGGCAGCACGTCCAGTTCGTACGAGAGCTGCCGCCGCCGGTCGCGCCACTCCTGCCACAGCAGGAACAGCCCCACGCCCACGCCCAGGAGCAGCGTCAGGTTGTGGTAGTTGGTGTCCGGTCCGGTCTCCGGCAGGAAGCCCTGCGCCATGTTCTGGAAGCCCTTGGGGAACGGCGACAGCGACTGGCCTTCGAGGACGATCTGCGTGAGGCCGCGGAAGACCAGCATTCCCGCCAGCGTCACGATGAACGACGGTATGCCGATATACGCGATCCAGAAGCCCTGCCACGCCCCCGCGACCGCCCCGATGAGCAGGGAGCACACGAGCGCCAGTGGCCAGGGGAAGTCGTGGTTGACCATCATCACGGCCGACATCGCGCTGGCGAACGCGCACAGCGAGCCCACCGACAGGTCGATGTGCCCGGCGATGATGACGATCATCATGCCCATCGCCAGGATCAGGATGTAGCTGTTCTGCTGGACGATGTTGGAGACGTTGCGCGGCAGCAGCAGCGTGCCGTCGCTCCATACCTGGAACACCACGACGATCAGTCCGAGCGCGACGAGCATGCCGTACTGCCGCATGTTGTTGCGCATCGCTTCCAGCAGGGCGCCGGCGAGCGCGCCGCGGGACCCGCCGGGGGCGGGGGCGGCGGCCGGGGTGTCGCGCTTCTCGGTGGTCAGCGGGCTCATCCTTCGTCCCTTACGTGCGTGGTCATGTGGCGCATGAGTACTTCCTGGGTGGCCTCGGCCCGCGGCACCTCGCCGGTCAGCCGGCCCGCGGCCATGGTGTAGATGCGGTCGCACATCCCCAGCAGCTCGGGCAGCTCCGAGGAGATGAAGACGACCGCCTTGCCGCGGGCGGCGAGCTGGTCGATGACGGTGTAGATCTCGTACTTCGCCCCCACGTCGATGCCGCGGGTGGGCTCGTCCAGGAGCAGCACCTCGGGGTCGGCGTGGATCCACCGGCTGAGCACGACCTTCTGCTGGTTGCCGCCGCTCAGCCGGTTCACGGGCTCGAAGACCGTGGGGGTCTTGATGTTCATCGACGTGCGGAAGCCCTCGGCGACCCGCCGTTCCTCATGCTCGTCGACCGCGCCGCGGCGGACCAGCTTCGGCAGCGCGGAGAGCGTGATGTTGCGCATGACGTTCTCGATGAGGTTGAGGCCGTACGTCTTGCGGTCCTCGGTGACGTACGCGATGCCGTGCCGTACCGCGTCCGGCACGGTGCGGGTGTCGACCTCGCGGCCGTCAACCCGTACCGTGCCCGACTCGTACCGGCCGTAGGAGCGTCCGAAGACGCTCATCGCCAGCTCCGTGCGGCCCGCGCCCATCAGGCCCGCGATGCCGACGATCTCGCCGCGCCTGACCTCGATCGAGACGTCGTCGACGACCTTGCGCTCGTGGTCGATGGGGTGGCGCACGGTCCACCCCTCGACGGACAGCGCGACCGTGCCCGTGTCCGCGCCCCGGTAGGGGGAGCGCTCCGGGAAGCGGTGGTCGAGGTCGCGGCCGACCATCCCGCGGATGATGCGGTCCTCGGACAGAGCTTCCCCCGCGCCGGTCGGACCCGCGCCGTCCGCACCCCCGCCGCGTACGGCGAGGGTCTCGATCGTCCGGCCGTCGCGCAGGATCGTCACCGCGTCCGCGACCTGCCGGATCTCGTTCAGCTTGTGCGAGATGAGGATGCAGGCGATGCCCTGGTCCCGGAACTCCCGGATGAGGTCGAGCAGTTTGCGGCTGTCCTCGTCGTTCAGGGCCGCGGTCGGCTCGTCGAGGATGAGCAGTTTCACCTTCTTGGAGAGCGCCTTGGCTATCTCCACGAGCTGCTGCTTGCCCACGCCGATGTCGGCGATCCGGGTCTGCGGCTTCTCGGCTCCGAGACCGACGCGCCTGAGCAGCGCGGCGGCGTGCCGGAGGGTCTCGTTCCAGGAGATGACGCCCCGGGTGGCCTGCTCGTTGCCGAGGAAGATGTTCTCGGCGATGGACAGGTACGGCACCAGGGCCAGCTCCTGGTGGATGATGACGATCCCGCGCGCCTCGCTGGCCTTGATGTCCTTGAAGGCGCACGGCTCGCCCTCGAAGAGGATCTCTCCGTCGTAGCTGCCGTGCGGGTGGACCCCGCTGAGGACCTTCATCAGGGTGGACTTGCCGGCGCCGTTCTCACCGCAGATCGCGTGGATCTCGCCGGGGGCGACGGTGACGCTGACGTCGGACAGCGCCCTGACCCCGGGGAAGGTCTTGGTGATGGAGCGCATCTCGAGGACCGGAGCGGTCACTTCAGGTCTCCGGCCTGGTAGTAGCCCTCCTCGACGAGCAGGTCCGTGTTGGTCTTGTCGATGCTGACCGGGTCGAGCAGGAACGACGGCACGACCTTGGTGCCGTTGTCGTACGTCTTGGTGTCGTTGACCTCGGGCTTGCCGCCGGTGAGCACCGCGTCGGTCATCTGCACGGCCTGCTTGGCGAGCTTGCGGGTGTCCTTGTAGACGGTCTGGGTCTGCTCGCCGGCGATGATGGACTTGACGGAGGCCAGCTCGGCGTCCTGCCCCGTGACCACCGGCAGGTCCTTGCCGCCGCTGCCGTAGCCGGCGCCCTTCAGCGCGGAGAGGATGCCGATGGAGATGCCGTCGTACGGGGAGAGGACCGCGTCGACGTCCTCGCTGCCGTAGTTGCCGCTCAGCAGGTCGTCCATGCGCTTCTGCGCCGTGCCGCCGTCCCAGCGCAGCGTGGTGACCTGGTTCAGCTTCGTCTGGCCGGACCGCACGGTGAGCTGTCCCGAGTCCAGGTACGGCTGGAGCACGCTCATGGCGCCGTTGAAGAAGTACTGCGTGTTGTTGTCGTCGGGGGAGCCGGCGAACAGCTCGACGTTGAACTTCGCGTCCTTGTCGTCCTCGAGCTCGAGGGCGTCCACGATGTACTGGCCCTGCAGCCTGCCGACCCGCTCGTTGTCGAAGGAGGCGTAGTAGTCGACGTTCTCGGTCTCCAGGATCAGCCGGTCGTAGGCGATCACGGGTATGCCCGCCTCTTCGGCGTCGGAGAGCACCTCGGTGAGCGAGGTGTTGTCGATCGCCGCCACGACGAGCGCGTCCACGCCCTTGGTGATCATGTTGTCGATCTGCGAGACCTGGTTCTCGACCTTGTCCTCGCCGTACTGCAGGTCGGTCTCGTAGCCGGCGGCCTCGAACTCCTTGACCATGTTCTCGCCGTCGGCTATCCAGCGCTCCGACGACTTGGTCGGCATGGCGATGCCGATCGTGCCGCCTTCGCCGGAGTCCTTCTTCTCCTCGCTGCCGCCCTCGCTGTCCTGGCCGCAGGCGGCGAGGGCGAGAGCGAGTACGGACACGGTGGCGGCGGTGCGCAGGCGTGCGGCTCGGGGGGTGCGCATGGTGGTCAGATCCCTTCGGGTACGGAGGCGGGGGCGGAGTTGGGGGAGGTGGCAGGGTCGGGCGGGCGGGAGGTGTCAGACTCGGGCGGGCGGGAGGTGTCAGGCTCGGGCGCGGGGGAGGTGGCAGGCTCGGGGGCGGGGAACCGGCGCAGGTCGCCGGGCAGCCGGGAGCCGAGCGGGGACATGGCGTCGCCGGCTCCGAGGCGGTCGAGGAGGTCCAGGACCAGCCGTCCGCGGCGCACCCGTTCGCGCGCGGTGGCGATCACCGTCTCGCGCATGTGGGCGCCGTACGGGTAGATCCCGGGGGCCTTGGAGAGGCCGAACTTCAGGTACAGCGGGGCGCCGCGGCGGATCAGCTCGGCGGCGTCGTACATCCGCACGAAGCCGCCGAGGTCGTCGGGCGCCTCCACGTACAGGTCCATCGGCGCGGCGCTGGCCCGGCGGATCTCGGTGAGCTGCTGGAGCGACAGGTCCGAGGGGATGTTGAGCGAGTCGGCGCCGAGCCGTTCCCAGACCGCGTACGCGGCGGGGTTCACCGGGCCGACGAGCGCGGAGACCTTGAACGTGGTGTGCGCGGGCAACTCGCCCAGCTCGCGCAGCCCGTGCAGCAGCCACAGCACGCCCTCGTCGGCGACGAGCAGGCACGTCACGCCCAGGCTCGCGGCCCGGAGCGCGTCCTCCACGCAGCCGGCGAGCTGGTCGTGCCCGCGGGCCCGCAGTCCGGCGCCGCCGGAGGCGCTGCGGGTGGCGGCGCCGGTGTCCCAGGTGCCGCGCGGGCCGGTGAACAGGCACAGCTCGACGTCCCGTGCGGCGCAGGCCGCGACCATGTCGGTGATCTCGGTGTCGGTGAGCATCCACACGCCGCTGCCCTGGCTGATCCGGTGGACCGGCACGCCGAGGCGGGTGCTCTCCTTCAGGACGGCGGCCAGCGCTTCCGGGCCTTCGACGGACGGGATCTCGGTACGCCACCGGCCTCCGTCGGGGAAGGCGTGCGGCGAGGTGTCGGCCGGGTCGGCCGGCCGGGCGCGGAAGCCGAGGCGGCCGAGGGCCGGTTCACCGGGGGCATGAGGCACGGTACTCCTTTGTTCGGCATTTCGGACGTCGTTCGGTTGTGATCACAAAGGAACAGCGGCCGTCGCCTGGACGGCCGCTCTCCGGGCTACGGCCGCAGCAGCACCTTGCCGACGGCGGGGTCGGTGCCGCCGACGAGGCCGACGGCCTTCTCGTACGCGTCGAGGGGCAGTTCGTGGGTGATCAGCGCGGCCGGGTCCAGCAGCCCGGCGCCGAGCGCGCGCACCGCGTACGACCACGCCGCCGGCGGGGCGCCGAAGACGCCGAGGACGGCGACCTGGCGCATCGACAGCTCCAGCGGGTCGATGCCCGCCGCGCCGCCCGGCGGGATGCCCGTGACCACGGCCCGCCCGCCGCGGCGCGCCAGCGCCACCGCGGCCACCGCCGACCGCGCCGCACCCGCCGTCTCCACCACCATGTCGTACGCCCCCGCCAGGCCGGCGGTGTCGCCGGGCGCCACCGTCCGGGCGCCGCACACCCGCGCCTGCGCGGCCCGTTCCTCCCGCGGCTCGACCACCAGCAGCTCCGCGGGGGAGTACGCGGCGAGCAACTGCACCGCCAGCAGCCCCAGCGTGCCGCCGCCGACGACGGCCACCCGCTCGCCCGGCAGCGGCCCCCCGCGCAGCACCGCCGCCGCGGCGACCGCCGCCGGCTCCAGCAGCGCGGCGGCGCGCAGGTCGGCGGCGTCGTCCAGGACGTGCAGCAGCGTCGCCGGCACCGTCACGGTCTCCGCGAACGCCCCGGGCCGGGTGAACCCCGTCTCGTCGTACGGCCCCTCGCACAGGTTCGGCTCGCCGGCCCGGCAGCGCGCGCACACCTGGCAGCGGCGGAAGCCCTCGGCGACGACCTTCCGCCCGCCCAGCTCCTCGCCGACGCCCGGCCCGACGGCCTCGACGGTCCCCGACCACTCGTGGCCGGGCGTCAGGGGGTACGTGACGTAGCCGGCCGGCCGGGTGCCGTCGTACACCTCGCGGTCGCTGCCGCACACCCCCGCCGCGTACACCCGCACCCGCACCTCGCCGGGCCGGAGCAGCCCGGTCGCCACGCTCTCGACCCGCACCCGGCCCGGGCGCTCCAGCACGACCGCGCGGTGGGCCTCAGCCATCGGGGTTCCTCTTCTCCCAGCCCTCGGCCCACAGGTCGAAGTGCGCCCGCTGCTGCGGGAACTCCGCCGCCGCGTCGGTGTCCAGCTCCACCCCCAGGCCCGGGGCCGACGAGCGGGCGAAGTAGCCGTCGACCACCTCGGGCGCGCCCTTGACGACCTCCTTGATCTCCGCGTCGGCGAAGTCGTTGAAGTGCTCCAGGATCTTGAAGTTGGGCGTGCAGAAGCCGACCTGCAAGGAGGCCGCGGTCAGCACCGGGCCGCCGACGTTGTGCGGCGCGACCAGCACGTAGTGGGTCTCGGCGGTGGCGGCGAGCTTGCGGGTCTCCAGGATGCCGCCGACGTGTCCCACGTCCGGCTGGACGATGTCGGCGGCCTGGCTCTCGAACAGCTCGCGGAACTCGATCCGGTCGTGGATCCGCTCCCCGGTCGCCACCGGCAGGTCCACCTTCCGCGCCACCTTCGCCAGCGCCTTCAGGTTCTCCGGCGGCACCGGCTCCTCCAGCCACGCCGGCCGGAACGGGGCCATCTCCCGGGCCAGCCGCACCGCGGTGGCCGGTGAGAAGCGGCCGTGCATCTCCAGCATCACCTCCACCTCGTCGCCGACGGCGTCGCGCACGGCCTCGATGAGGGAGACGGCGTAGCGGGACTCGGCGTGGTCCAGCTCGAAACGGCCCGCGCCGAACGGGTCGATCTTCAGCGCCCGGTAGCCGCGCTCGACCACCCTGCGGGCCGCCTCGTGGTACGCCTCCGGGGTGCGCTCGGTGGTGTACCAGCCGTTGGCGTACGCCTTGACCCGGTCGGTCACCGCGCCGCCGAGCAACTGCCACACGGGCACACCCAGCGCCTTGCCCTTGAT
Proteins encoded:
- a CDS encoding alcohol dehydrogenase catalytic domain-containing protein; the encoded protein is MAEAHRAVVLERPGRVRVESVATGLLRPGEVRVRVYAAGVCGSDREVYDGTRPAGYVTYPLTPGHEWSGTVEAVGPGVGEELGGRKVVAEGFRRCQVCARCRAGEPNLCEGPYDETGFTRPGAFAETVTVPATLLHVLDDAADLRAAALLEPAAVAAAAVLRGGPLPGERVAVVGGGTLGLLAVQLLAAYSPAELLVVEPREERAAQARVCGARTVAPGDTAGLAGAYDMVVETAGAARSAVAAVALARRGGRAVVTGIPPGGAAGIDPLELSMRQVAVLGVFGAPPAAWSYAVRALGAGLLDPAALITHELPLDAYEKAVGLVGGTDPAVGKVLLRP
- a CDS encoding mandelate racemase/muconate lactonizing enzyme family protein, coding for MRITGISTHVVGTPWRNLTYVQVHTDEGLTGVGETRMLGHTDALVGYLREAEANHIAGSDPFAIEDLVRRMKYGDFGRAGEIVMSGIACVETACWDIKGKALGVPVWQLLGGAVTDRVKAYANGWYTTERTPEAYHEAARRVVERGYRALKIDPFGAGRFELDHAESRYAVSLIEAVRDAVGDEVEVMLEMHGRFSPATAVRLAREMAPFRPAWLEEPVPPENLKALAKVARKVDLPVATGERIHDRIEFRELFESQAADIVQPDVGHVGGILETRKLAATAETHYVLVAPHNVGGPVLTAASLQVGFCTPNFKILEHFNDFADAEIKEVVKGAPEVVDGYFARSSAPGLGVELDTDAAAEFPQQRAHFDLWAEGWEKRNPDG